In one Dreissena polymorpha isolate Duluth1 chromosome 7, UMN_Dpol_1.0, whole genome shotgun sequence genomic region, the following are encoded:
- the LOC127836981 gene encoding uncharacterized protein LOC127836981 has protein sequence MFCDDHEKLLCQLCLLNNHRQCSQVVLLAEKIKSTEQHMGAVNMAKRIEQLQERLEDVVKIGEQSMKSLQTSYKYVLEEILSLRREINENLDRLQQETIRKLEQLHSSLKISFENDSKQCVEFISKLKGYDINGSENTSSERSFIIYKKCLDQTASADVFLRKQFRNADIEFQYNKELKTFLDSLTELGNITIHETLRLVDPYKVLSIKENCKYKVRSATDTFTCFTEGICESVNGEFIIADRNNQCVKLLDPAFNLIEQLQLPLSPYSIFKISSNEMAVVIGNLTPVTQIHFLRVEKGKILKLNVIKLNHECNGIACHQGDVFVTTPTAVCH, from the exons ATGTTCTGTGACGATCATGAAAAGCTGCTCTGTCAGTTGTGTCTTCTTAATAATCACAG GCAATGCAGTCAGGTTGTTTTATTGGCTGAAAAGATCAAATCAACTGAACAACACATGGGCGCAGTTAACATGGCAAAAAGAATTGAGCAGTTACAGGAACGTTTAGAAGATGTGGTGAAAATAGGAGAACAAAGCATGAAATCTCTTCAAACTTCCTACAAATATGTTCTGGAAGAAATACTTAGTTTACGTCGAGAGATCAACGAAAATTTAGACCGACTGCAACAAGAAACAATAAGAAAGTTGGAGCAGTTGCATTCCAGTTTAAAGATTTCTTTCGAAAACGATAGCAAGCAATGCGTTGAATTTATTTCGAAGCTAAAGGGATATGACATTAACGGATCAGAAAATACTTCGTCTGAGCGATCGTTTATTATCTATAAAAAATGTCTAGATCAAACTGCCTCGGCAGATGTATTTCTCCGAAAACAATTCAGGAATGCAGACATTGAATTTCAGTACAACAAGGAATTGAAAACATTTCTTGATTCTCTCACAGAGCTGGGAAATATCACCATTCATGAAACTCTTCGCCTCGTTGACCCTTATAAGGTTTTAAGCATTAAGGAAAACTGCAAGTACAAGGTGCGGTCGGCAACTGATACGTTTACCTGTTTCACAGAAGGTATATGCGAGTCAGTCAATGGGGAATTTATCATTGCTGACCGCAACAATCAATGCGTGAAACTTCTTGATCCGGCGTTCAACCTGATAGAGCAATTACAACTACCTCTTTCGCCGTACTCCATTTTTAAGATATCATCTAACGAGATGGCGGTGGTTATTGGAAACCTTACTCCTGTAACACAGATTCATTTCTTACGAGTCGAGAAAGGAAAGATTTTAAAGCTTAATGTCATAAAACTGAACCATGAATGCAACGGTATCGCTTGCCACCAGGGCGACGTATTTGTTACGACTCCTACTGCAGTGTGTCATTAA
- the LOC127836978 gene encoding transcription intermediary factor 1-beta-like, whose protein sequence is MAAKLGTSQIKGSDVVYDVCCSICEDDDIYKEGRFYCKKCSKYFCDSCVLTHNKFLKDHAVTAKGEGDNWPVNKKVDDTLELCVEHSTERLTMFCEDHEKLLCQLCLLHNHRQCSHIVLLADKIKSTGQCIDVAKIAKRIEELQERLEDVVKIGEQNMKSLQTSYEYVLDEILKLRRQISETFDRLQQETIRKLEQLHSSLKISLENESKQCVEFISKLKEYDIYCSENICSERSFIINKKCLDQAASADSFLRKQIKNAYIEFQHNKDLKQYLDSCTELGNITIHEAPQRNCVDPNRVVSVKDQSQFKVQSTTDGHVCFITGICEAFNGEIIIADANNQCVKLLDQAFNLIEQLQLPASPHFISKISPNELVVACGQSRCVRQIHFLRVDKGRIVKRNNIELEQDCHGMAIHQGDLFVTTSTVVWQLTMEGRLVKKLYEEKSRHFMGRVFLL, encoded by the exons atggCGGCCAAGTTGGGAACATCACAGATCAAAGGTTCAGACGTAGTTTACGATGTGTGTTGTTCAATATGCGAAGATGATGACATATATAAAGAAGGACGATTTTATTGTAAGAAATGCTCAAAGTATTTCTGTGACAGTTGTGTGTTAACGCATAATAAGTTTCTCAAGGATCATGCAGTTACAGCAAAAGGTGAAGGTGACAACTGGCCTGTTAACAAAAAAGTCGATGACACACTGGAGTTATGTGTGGAGCACTCTACTGAGAGACTGACGATGTTCTGTGAAGATCACGAAAAGCTGCTCTGTCAATTGTGTCTCTTACATAATCACAG GCAATGCAGTCATATTGTTCTGTTGGCTGATAAGATCAAGTCAACTGGACAATGCATTGACGTTGCCAAAATTGCAAAACGCATTGAGGAGTTACAGGAACGTTTAGAAGATGTGgtaaaaataggagaacaaaacatgaAATCACTTCAAACTTCCTACGAATATGTTCTGgatgaaatacttaaattacGTCGACAGATCAGCGAAACTTTCGACCGACTGCAACAAGAAACAATAAGAAAGTTGGAGCAGTTGCATTCCAGTTTAAAAATTTCATTGGAAAACGAAAGCAAGCAATGCGTTGAATTTATTTCGAAGCTTAAAGAATATGACATTTACTGCTCAGAAAATATTTGTTCTGAGCGATCgtttattatcaataaaaaatgtttagatcAGGCCGCCTCGGCAGATTCATTTCTACGAAAACAAATCAAGAATGCATATATTGAATTTCAGCACAACAAGGACTTAAAACAATATCTTGATTCTTGTACAGAGCTGGGAAATATCACTATTCACGAAGCTCCGCAACGTAACTGCGTTGACCCAAACAGAGTTGTAAGCGTCAAGGACCAGTCACAGTTCAAGGTGCAGTCGACGACTGATGGGCATGTCTGTTTCATAACGGGTATATGCGAGGCGTTCAATGGGGAAATCATCATTGCTGACGCCAACAACCAGTGTGTGAAACTCCTTGATCAGGCATTCAACCTGATAGAGCAGTTACAACTACCTGCCTCGCCTCACTTCATTTCTAAGATATCCCCCAACGAGCTGGTGGTGGCGTGTGGTCAAAGTCGTTGTGTTCGACAGATTCATTTCTTACGAGTCGACAAAGGGAGGATTGTAAAGCGTAATAACATAGAACTGGAACAGGACTGTCATGGTATGGCGATTCACCAGGGCGACCTATTTGTAACGACGAGTACTGTAGTTTGGCAATTGACAATGGAAGGTCGGCTAGTGAAGAAGTTGTATGAGGAAAAATCTAGACATTTCATGGGTAGGGTGtttctgttataa